The Gammaproteobacteria bacterium genome window below encodes:
- a CDS encoding PAS domain S-box protein, with translation MDSMSQSSWSAANEISNYVEMMQKNIAMFADIETKMLEDAQLSKSSESIAIGLLNQQINSNYPDAINFLIWNRDGKLVIDAKGTQINKPEVYVLPSISGVDAEYAVRMHRNSDQDHFNIIVPWKYENNFMGIFGVSFPSELVQPLLYKHQNINYQLVLWRQDSPGFVELAAPNSDLDLVNDVYLEPEDMQRVGAVASIGGTQWDVVSLHNHTLFSDELRKIVVSSLLKFLAILIVVIIAAKLYQRETRRRYEANEKIRKTQERLQLALESTQDGVWEIDLGRDENFFDERWCELVGYASEELQNGKQPRNRMIHEDDIASAKQSFDLHLSGDADFYEHEHRIKHKSGNWIWVHDRGRILDRDENGTPLRVIGTTADITERKHAELALKKNDEALHFFYSIVSVEGSSLHTQIQCLLAGGCKHLGMKCGIFSYIEGERYTVMQVHTESPTYQVQGGDKFELGLTYCQLTIESRDALGFAHAKTTEVAHHPAYAALKLEAYIGAAVYLDNNPYGTLNFTSLQPRANEFNDTEKKFVQMMSEWISNKLQSQFAEQRQKEADQTLALHLENSPTAIVEWDENGVIERWSHQAEQILGWSDEEVVGKMPSNWSVKHPSHPEMLIELQTYMQNRNATSNQFGLTIQDASGKLKHTEWAATQSSDLFNVKVSYMALVHDVTERVEMQQNLLRSQTRLQDLYENAPDMYFSVDANGTIQSVNQFCADYLGYTKDELLNKPIWNLMHENDIRRANRHFNVVFEDQINEFEMEIRMLTREGVLINTHHRLRVIEAQKGVPRELRILCRDVTQRSTSQRERLDHIKVQRDEVSREMRHRIKNNLQAIVGLLKVNLDAYPELRNVLVTSINQVDTISIVNNLMIDSAHRLVNVVELIKQITQASSKLFSQEVSFEVLCDDSDHLEFWEEETVAVSLIISELITNAMKHRSSYAVDSDGVRIIIDNEESKLIIQVANKINYAAGEFFSFEESLNSGGVGMGMIQSLMPPEGAELEYEQEGDYVKATLTLHPPVILNMYASEMNVLEAVS, from the coding sequence ATGGATAGCATGTCACAGTCATCTTGGTCTGCGGCAAATGAAATATCAAATTATGTGGAGATGATGCAAAAAAACATAGCTATGTTTGCTGATATCGAAACTAAAATGCTCGAAGATGCTCAACTCAGTAAATCTTCAGAATCAATTGCCATTGGATTGTTAAATCAGCAAATTAACAGTAATTATCCTGATGCCATAAATTTTCTAATTTGGAATCGAGATGGAAAATTAGTGATTGATGCAAAAGGTACCCAGATTAATAAACCCGAAGTGTATGTATTGCCTTCCATTAGTGGTGTGGATGCAGAATATGCTGTACGCATGCATCGAAATTCAGATCAGGATCATTTTAATATTATAGTTCCCTGGAAGTATGAAAATAATTTCATGGGAATATTTGGCGTAAGTTTTCCATCTGAATTAGTTCAGCCTTTACTCTATAAACATCAAAATATTAATTATCAACTTGTCCTATGGCGCCAAGACTCTCCTGGTTTTGTAGAGTTAGCAGCACCAAATTCGGACTTGGATTTGGTTAATGATGTCTATCTTGAGCCTGAAGATATGCAGCGAGTAGGTGCAGTGGCCTCTATTGGTGGCACTCAATGGGATGTGGTGTCCTTGCATAATCACACTTTGTTTTCTGACGAGTTAAGAAAAATAGTGGTTAGTAGCTTGTTAAAATTTTTAGCAATTCTCATAGTAGTTATAATTGCAGCCAAGCTTTATCAAAGGGAAACGCGACGTCGTTATGAGGCAAATGAAAAAATACGCAAAACCCAAGAACGATTGCAGCTTGCATTAGAGAGTACTCAGGACGGTGTGTGGGAAATAGACTTAGGTAGAGATGAAAATTTCTTCGACGAACGATGGTGTGAATTAGTGGGTTATGCAAGTGAAGAGTTGCAGAATGGTAAGCAGCCGCGGAATAGGATGATTCATGAAGACGATATAGCCAGCGCAAAACAATCATTTGATTTACATCTATCAGGGGATGCAGATTTTTACGAACATGAGCACCGAATTAAGCATAAGTCTGGCAATTGGATTTGGGTGCATGATCGTGGTCGAATTTTAGATAGAGACGAAAACGGCACACCATTGCGAGTGATTGGAACTACTGCTGATATTACCGAGAGAAAGCATGCTGAGTTAGCGCTCAAGAAAAATGATGAAGCTTTGCACTTTTTCTATTCAATAGTTTCAGTTGAAGGGAGTTCGCTGCACACGCAGATTCAATGTTTATTGGCAGGTGGCTGTAAACACTTGGGCATGAAATGTGGCATTTTTTCATATATTGAAGGTGAGCGTTACACAGTGATGCAAGTGCATACTGAATCGCCTACTTACCAGGTTCAAGGCGGTGATAAGTTTGAACTTGGTCTTACATATTGTCAGTTAACGATTGAATCTCGAGATGCATTGGGTTTTGCGCATGCAAAAACAACAGAGGTTGCACATCATCCAGCATATGCGGCGCTAAAGCTTGAGGCGTATATTGGTGCAGCAGTGTATTTAGACAATAATCCTTACGGTACGTTAAATTTTACTAGTTTACAGCCGCGCGCCAATGAGTTTAACGATACAGAGAAAAAATTTGTGCAAATGATGTCTGAATGGATATCAAATAAGCTGCAAAGCCAGTTTGCCGAACAAAGACAAAAAGAGGCTGATCAAACTCTTGCGCTGCATTTGGAAAATTCGCCAACTGCAATAGTGGAGTGGGATGAAAATGGTGTTATTGAGCGTTGGTCACATCAAGCAGAACAAATATTAGGGTGGAGTGATGAGGAGGTTGTTGGAAAAATGCCATCTAACTGGTCCGTGAAGCATCCGAGTCATCCTGAAATGCTTATTGAGCTGCAGACATACATGCAAAATAGAAATGCAACCTCTAATCAATTTGGATTAACGATACAAGATGCATCAGGTAAATTAAAACATACAGAATGGGCCGCTACGCAATCATCGGATTTATTTAATGTAAAAGTTAGCTATATGGCACTTGTGCATGATGTAACTGAGCGTGTTGAAATGCAGCAAAATCTGTTGCGAAGTCAAACTAGGTTGCAAGACTTATATGAAAATGCACCTGACATGTATTTTTCTGTAGATGCAAATGGAACTATTCAATCCGTTAATCAATTTTGCGCAGATTATCTTGGGTATACAAAAGATGAGTTATTAAATAAGCCTATTTGGAATTTGATGCATGAGAATGATATTAGACGGGCTAATCGGCACTTTAATGTTGTATTTGAGGATCAAATTAATGAGTTTGAGATGGAGATACGCATGCTTACACGAGAAGGTGTGCTTATTAATACCCATCATAGACTGCGGGTCATTGAGGCACAAAAAGGTGTGCCGCGGGAGTTAAGAATTCTTTGTAGAGATGTTACACAACGATCTACTAGTCAGAGAGAAAGGCTTGACCATATAAAAGTACAGCGTGACGAGGTTAGCCGTGAAATGCGCCATAGAATCAAGAATAATTTACAAGCCATTGTTGGCTTGTTAAAAGTAAATTTAGATGCTTATCCAGAATTGCGCAATGTTCTAGTCACTTCAATTAATCAAGTTGACACCATTTCAATTGTAAATAACTTGATGATTGACTCAGCGCATAGATTGGTCAATGTCGTCGAGTTAATTAAACAAATCACCCAAGCCTCAAGTAAATTATTTTCTCAAGAGGTATCTTTTGAAGTGCTCTGTGACGATTCCGATCACTTAGAATTTTGGGAGGAAGAAACGGTTGCGGTTTCTTTGATCATTTCAGAATTGATTACCAATGCGATGAAACATCGTTCATCTTATGCAGTGGATTCAGATGGAGTGCGCATCATAATTGATAATGAAGAATCGAAATTAATAATTCAGGTAGCCAATAAAATTAATTATGCTGCTGGTGAATTTTTCAGTTTCGAGGAAAGCTTAAACAGTGGTGGAGTGGGCATGGGAATGATTCAGTCTTTGATGCCACCTGAGGGGGCAGAGCTTGAATATGAGCAAGAAGGTGATTACGTAAAAGCAACCCTTACTTTGCATCCGCCAGTGATACTCAATATGTATGCGTCAGAAATGAATGTATTAGAAGCCGTGTCATAA
- a CDS encoding response regulator codes for MAKAQILLADDDRVIRVTLAKSLRQYDFDVLGASSGNEAVEMGCEMKPDLVIMDFQMPDITGVEAALLLREKADVSCIFLSAYSDEEFVAKAAEAGALGYLVKPIDVQQVLPSIESALQRAAEIRELKQTESQLSTALQQGRETSIAIGILMARYNISSEQAFEMLRSESRNQRKKVGLIAAELVKSVDNVNRFTGDMFDRTNTKPN; via the coding sequence GTGGCAAAAGCACAAATATTACTCGCGGATGATGACCGCGTTATACGTGTAACGCTAGCGAAGAGTTTGCGTCAGTATGACTTTGATGTGCTGGGAGCCAGTAGTGGCAATGAAGCGGTTGAGATGGGTTGTGAAATGAAACCGGATCTTGTCATAATGGACTTTCAAATGCCTGATATTACAGGTGTGGAGGCAGCACTCCTGCTTAGAGAGAAGGCTGATGTGTCGTGTATTTTTCTTTCCGCTTATTCAGATGAAGAATTTGTAGCCAAGGCTGCAGAAGCGGGTGCATTGGGTTATTTAGTGAAGCCTATCGATGTGCAACAAGTATTGCCATCCATTGAGTCGGCCTTACAGCGTGCCGCTGAAATCAGAGAGCTTAAGCAAACCGAATCACAGTTAAGCACAGCCTTACAACAAGGTCGTGAAACCAGTATTGCCATTGGTATATTAATGGCGCGATACAATATTAGCTCAGAACAAGCATTTGAAATGTTACGTTCAGAATCTCGTAATCAGCGCAAAAAAGTAGGCTTAATAGCCGCTGAATTAGTGAAGTCGGTAGACAATGTAAATCGTTTTACCGGCGATATGTTTGATCGCACAAACACTAAGCCCAATTAG